GGCTTTTCTAGAAAATTTGTTTACAGAGTTTGATATGCAAAAAAATTTACACACAAGTAGTGTATTATTTTATAATTATTTTCTACAATATGTAAATCTTTGATTTAAGATGCAAATGCTAACGTAAACATTAAAGGTTAATTAGTAAACTCAGCTGTATAATAGAATTAAAGGAATTAGTAAGATTTTTACCTCAATGAATTATAAATAGGCAAACTTACTTAAAGTTTAATAGTGTCTGTTACTGCTTTTAGGTGTGAGGCTAGAGGGTTATTAGCAATAACAGACACTATTAAACTTATTATAGAACTTCCTTAAAGTAAATACTTAACTTAAAATATTATAATATTTTAACTTAAAATAGATTCATGTAAATGCTTTTTCCTCAAGTTAGTATCGTATTATTATATTTATTAAATGCTAAAAAAACATTAATCATCATTTACTTTTGATTCAATATTTAGCAAAACACTTGTGTAAATTCTATAATCTCTGTTTGCATAGTAAGTGTATATATATTATTATACAGTTAGTTTTACAGCAAAAAATATGGTGAAGTTACTTGCATTATTGATAATGTTTTACTCAAATATATCAATTGCTTCTGCTCCTACTTCTTGGCAATTTGGATTTCCTGCGCCTGCAACTGAGATAATGGAGGTTGTAGTTAAGTCACATTCGTTTGTGATGAGTGTAATGATTGCAATTATGCTTTTTGTATGGGCCCTGCTTGCTTATGTAGTATTTCGCTTTCGTAAGGGCAAAGTGAAAAATGTCAGTAAAATAACTCATAATATCTTTGTAGAAATTATCTGGTTTGTTATACCAACGATTATTGTTGGGGTATTGGCTTTTAAAAATGCTGAATTAATTAAACTACAGGAGAAAGTGCCAAAAGCTGACATAACACTAAAAGTTATTGGTCATCAATGGTATTGGAGTTACAAGTACCCAGAATATCAAGGTATTTCATTTGACAGCTATATAAAAGGAAAAGAAGACCTTACCGAAAGAGATTTAAAACTATTCTCTGTTGATAATAACGTTATTTTACCTATCAATACTAATATTCGTTTACAAGTGACAGCAGGAGATGTAATACATAGCTGGGGAATACCTGCTTTTGGTATAAAAATTGATGCAATACCAGGTAGGCTGAATGAAGTATGGTTTAACGTTACAAAGCCCGGTATTTATTATGGGCAATGTTATGAACTATGTGGTCAAGGTCATGGATTTATGCCAATTGTTGTTGAAGCAGTGAGTAAAGAAGATTTTAATAAGTGGATTGAAGATAAAAAATTAGTAAGTTAAGTTTGGAGTATAGATATGAGTGATGTACCAAAAGGTATAAGACGTTGGCTGTTTTCTACTAATCACAAAGATATAGGGACACTATACATTATTTTTTCCATATTAGCTGGAATTATTGGTGGATTATTATCGGTAATTATTCGTACTCAGCTAATGCACATTAATATACTTAACAATAATTACCAGCTATATAACGTAATGATTACAGGGCATGCGGTAATAATGGTGTTTTTTATGATAATGCCAGCCTTAATGGGAGGATTTGGTAATTGGTTCGTACCTCTCATGATTGGTGCACCAGATATGGCATTTCCTCGTATGAATAATTTAAGTTTTTGGTTGTTAGTTTCATCTTTTATTTTGCTTATCCTCTCGGTATTTGCTGGCGAAGGTCCTGGAACAGGATGGACTTTATACCCACCTCTATCGCAAATCATGTCTCACCCAAGTGCAGGAGTTGATCTTGCTATACTTGCACTTCATGTTGCTGGTATGTCATCAATTGTTGGGGCGATCAACTTTATAGTTACCATATTCAATATGCGTGCAAAAGGTATGTCACTAACTAAGATACCACTATTTGTTTGGTCTATTTTACTCACGTCATTTATGTTAATTGTTGCCTTACCGGTACTTGCTGGTGCTATAACTATGCTGCTCACTGATCGTAATATAGGTACCTCCTTTTTTGATCCTGCTGGTGGTGGTGATCCTGTGTTATTTCAACATCTGTTTTGGTTTTTTGGTCATCCAGAAGTTTACATAATTATTTTTCCTGCATTTGGTATCATCAGTCAGATTGTGTCAACTTTTTCTCATAGGCCAGTATTTGGTTATATGGGAATGGTTTATGCCATGATAGGAATAGCAACGTTTGGCTTCATGGTTTGGGCTCACCATATGTTTACTGTTGGGCTTAGCGAGGATGCTGCTATATTTTTTAGCACTAGCACAATTTTCATTGGTGTTATAACTGGTGTAAAAGTCTTTAGTTGGATTGCAACTATGTGGGGTGGAGCGATTGAATTGAAGACACCAATGCTGTTTGCATTAGGTTTTATTTTCATGTTTGTTGGAGGTGGTATAACCGGAATAATTCTTTCTCACGGTGGAATAGATAAGCTTTTGCACGATACCTATTATGTCGTTGCTCACTTTCACTATGTCATGTCGCTTGCTGCATTATTTGGAGCTTTCGCCGGTTTTTATTATTGGATAGGCAAAATGTCAGGTAAGCAATATAACGAGTGTTTAGGAAAGATACACTTTTGGCTCACTTTTATTAGCACCAATGTCACTTTCTTACCTCAGCATTTCCTGGGATTAGCCGGCATGCCAAGGCGTATACCTGATTATCCCGACGCGTTTATCCCTTGGAATTATATATCCTCAATTGGCTCATATATGTCCTTTCTTTCAGTTATGTTTTTTGTATTTATAGTTATACATCTCTTTAAGTGGGGCAAAAAAACTGGAGATAATCCTTGGGAAGGTGACACTTTAGAATGGACGGTATCTTCACCACCGCCTTTTCATACTTTTGAAAAACCACCAGTGATAAAATAGAATGTACACAAGTGTTTTGCTAAATGTTGAATCAACAATACTGGATTTTTGGCATTTGCTAAAGCCAAGGATAATGTACCTTGTAGTGTTTACTGCAATTGCTGGAATAGTTGCTGCACCAGGTAGCATTCATCCTTTCCTTGCACTAATATCTCTTATGTGCATTGCTCTTGGTTCAGGATCTGCAGGTGCAATAAATATGTGGTATGACAGAGATATAGACTTGGTTATGGAGAGGACAAAAAATCGTCCTATACCTTCAGGTAGAGTTTTTGCAGAAAGCGCGCTTGAGTTTGGCATAACTATTGGAATATTGTCAGTATTTATCATGGCAATAGCAGTAAATTATATTTCTGCTGCTTTACTTGCAGTTAGCATATTATTTTACGTTTTCGTATATACAATTTGGCTAAAAAGGCGTACTCCGCAGAATATCGTTATCGGTGGTGCAGCAGGTGCTTTTCCTCCAATGATTGGCTGGGCGGTTGTAACTGACTCTGTAAGTTGGGAAAGTTTTATTCTATTTTTAATAATTTTTATGTGGACTCCACCACATTTTTGGGCTCTATCTTTAAATAGATCTGAGGACTATGTAAAAGCATCGATACCAATGTTTAATGTTATCCATGGACCGAAAAAGACAAGAAAACATATATTAATTTATAGTATATTGTTGGTATTAACTAGCTTACTCCCAGCACTATTTTTGAAAAAGTCATTATTCTACCTCAGTATGGCAATTATTGAAGGTTGCGTTTTTATTTGGTTTGCCATATCAGTTATAAGGCTTAAGAATCATAGCTCGCAGAAAAAAATGTTTTCTTACTCAATTTCTTATCTATTTTCTCTATTTGCTAGTATTATTTTTTGTTCTATTGACTTATTTTAACTATGAAAGAACATAAAAACTATCTTTTACTTTCTCTTCTAATAATGCTCGTTGTAGCACTTTTTTTTATTTCCATAATAAAATTTAAAGGTGCGGCTTAAATTGCCTCTATATCTATAAAAATTGTGATTTTATAGAAGCAACGATATACTTTATTAATTCACTACAGTTAAAGATGAAGAAAAAGGAAGTGACAATATACACAGATGGAGCATGCTCTGGTAACCCAGGGACAGGAGGGTGGGCAGCAATCATATTATTTCAAAATCATAGAAAGAACATCTGTGGTAGAGAAGAAAATACTACAAATAATAAAATGGAGTTAACAGCAGTGATCAATGGACTGAAGGTATTAAAATTTCCTTGTAATATCAGTTTGTATACGGATAGCCTCTATATTAAATACGGTATAACAGAATGGATAAATAAGTGGAAAATGAACGGCTGGAAGACAAGTAATAAGAAGTCAGTAAAAAATATAGAATTATGGAAAGAATTAGATAATGCTGCTTTGCAACACGAAATTAATTGGAATTGGGTGAAAGCGCATAATGGTGACAAATACAATGAGGAAGCTGATATTCTAGCAAGAAAAGCAATAATCAATGCTTAAAAAAATTACTATATCATTTTCTATAATTTTATTATTTATATCCTGCTTCTTTATCTTTTTTAAAGGTGAGGGACCTCTAGAAATCAATATTAGTTATATTAATTTTTATATAAAGAAAAAAATATTAAAGATATTTACCAATTCGGATGTCAGCATGGAGAGTACTTCGGTTATTTGGCATCAAGATGGCAAGCTAGTCATTACAGATTTAAAAATAACAAATCCTGATTTTACAATAGAAGTTCCTGAGCTTTTCGTACACTTTAAGTTAAGTTCCAAAAAGTTCTCTCAGGTTTTAGCTGATAATGTACACATATATATCAAGAGGGAGGAGAGCAAAGAGATAACATCTGTAATGACAGAGAAGATGAATAGTACAAAAAATCTGCTAAAGACAATAAGAAAATTTTTTTTCTACTTCAATGCAGACTCAAGGATTAAAATTACTAACATTGCTATCAATAAAAGCATGGAAGGTGAATTTTTTATTGATAAAGTATATGTAGGGAAGGGGGAAGATTTCAATGTTTTGGATATTCGTGTCCATACAAAAGAAGGTAAAGGGTTTCTAGATGATTTATCCATTACGATAAAAAACCGTAATAATTTACTAAATTTCTATGGAACATTCTATAACCTAAAGTTGGGGCTATTTAACGAATTTTCCACACTAGTTAAAAGTTACAATTTGGACAAAGAAATAGGATTCAAAGGAAACTTTTCAATTAGAATTAATGGAAAGGATGAAGTTGTGGACGGAAACATATACGTGTTAAATACAGAGAGTCACTCAGGTAAAAACTTAGCCTTGACTAATGTAAATGTAAATTTGACATATAGTGATGAAATCATTAGCATAAAAAACTTTCATTTTAAGTTAAATGATACTTACCTTTCTTTGATTGGTAAAATGAACTTTGGCACAAATCATGCTTTGCTTAGAGTTAATATTAGTAAACTTGTTGCAAAAGATTTATGTACTTATGTACCAGATGGTCTAGTGAACAATGAATTTAGAAAGTGGTATTGTAATAATATTGATGGGAATATTATAAATACAATTATAAGTTTTAACGGTAAAATCGATAGTTTAATAAATGATGATCTGTCAGGTATTGTAATTGTTGCTGATATAGAAAATGGCAGCGTTCAATTTGATGAGGATTTTGAACGAGTAGAGAACTTGAACGGTGAGTTAACCCTCAAGGATAACAATCTCAAAATTATTGTAAATAGCGCTAAGTTCCAGAATTTCAATATTGATGGTGGCGAAATTGAGATGCAATCTCTTAATAAAGAGGATTCTGTTCTCACAATTAATGGTCAGGCTGTAAGTGATGCTTATGGGTTATATGAACCTATAAAATTTAAGCTGGATGATATGATGAAGATTACAAGGGACAGTATAGGTGGAATAGCAAAATCTGTATTCAGTTTTCACATTTTTAATTTAAATGCTGATGATAAAAAAGTAGATTTTTTAGCCAAATTTCATTCTGAAATTGATAATTTTGTCGCGTATAATGGCAGTCTTGGTAAATATGAGATTAAGCTTGATTTCGGCGGAGATTTTATTGATTTAAATGGCAGTGGTATGGTAAATAATACACAGCTGCTATTTGACCTCAAAAGTAGCAATAAAAATGAAAATTTTGCCTGGAGTTTGACTGGAGATTTGCCTGCTCAAATACTTAATTTCGGTGATGGCTATATCAATGCAAATATAGAGTCAGTAATGTATCAAGACAAAACAGGGTATGTTAATGGTAATATAGATTTATCAGAGCTCGAGTTGCGTTCAAGCTACTTAGGGTGGAAAAACCATTTTGAAGATCACAATGAAGTTTTATTTTCTACAAGGCTAAAAGGAGTAGGTAAGTTACTAATAGATAAACTAGATGTTGTAGGAAATGATCTAGACATAAAATTTAGCGGAAGAGTAGAAAATGGAAATCTATATTTAAATTCTAGCAACTTTAAATTACCTGATAATAATTTTAGTATAGAAATTGAATCAGGTAAGGAGAAAAATGCCATAACTATTCACGGTGAGAAAATCAACTTAAGTGATGTGTTAGGTTTACTTGGCAAAGATAGTAATCGATTAAATAACAAAATAGAAGTTACTATGAATGTTGATAATATAATTATGAAAGAAGGAATTATCATAAAAGATGCTAAGCTAAATGTAACTTGTGCTAAAGGTGATTGTAGTGGAAGTCAATTCACAGGACAGTTTTTAGAAGATAACAGTAATATACTAGTAGAACATAGTGAAATAGGGCTTGAAATATATTCGGATAATTCAGGTATGCTTTTGCGTTCTTTAGGTATTGGTAAATCAGTTAAAAATGGCAAATTATCTCTTTATCTATCTTCTAAGAGAGAAAATGGAGAACATTATGGTATGTTATCTATCAGCAATTTCTATATCAAAGATGCTCCACTGCTTACCACTTTATTATCAATGTCTTCACTGCCTGGTATTGTAAATGCTATAAAGAACGAAGGTGTACATTTTTATAAGTGTAATGCACCTTTTTCATATAAAGATGGCACTGTTGAAATTGAAGAATCTTGGCTTGAAGGAGCGGAACTAGGCATTAGCACTAGTGGTACGCTCGATATTAAGGGTTATAAATTCCAGGTTGAAGGACAAGTAATACCGGCATACTCAATTAACAAATCTTTGTTGAAAATCCCTATAATCGGAAAACTTCTGACTGGTGGAAAGAGTAGGGGGATTATTTCAATAGACTACAAAGCAAATGGTGATGATAAAAACAACAACGTATCTGTTAATCCTATCTCTTCGCTAACCCCAAGCTTACTTAAGAGGTTATTAGGAGTATTTGATCGTATTATGACAAAAAGTAATAAAAGCATTTTAAAAGGTAGTTTGAAGAAGAAATTTAGCTCAATATGACCAGAAGAAAAGTTGTTTATTGATGTTTAGTTAGATGGTAAACGTTAGATACAACAAACAGAGGAAGTTAGATAAAATAATTAAGGGAACAAGAATATAAAGGTTTAACTTGAAGTAACCGGATAAAATCTGAGTCACACTTCCAAGTGCTGGTACCCACGAAAGCAATGCAACTGCACAAATCAGTAGGTGCCTTACAATTTTTGGTGTTTTGTCTTCATTCTCTAATTTGTGATGTGATCTTCTGATAAAAATTGTTATTCTACCTAAATACCAGTTAGCTATTCCACCAAGACTGGATCCTAATACTCCAAAAAGTAATATAAGTAGTTGATCGTAGTTTGACCTAAAGCATAACATAGTGTAAAGTACAAAACCTTGATGTATGGGTAAGATAAGCGATGATACTAGGCTATCTATAAACAATAGGAGATAATTTTCCATACCAAGTTGTTGTACCATCTTCGTTGTCAGAAATTGTAACCCCCATTTGTTTCAATTGCTCTCTTATTTTGTCTGCAGTATCATAATCTTTATTTTGTTTTGCTACTTTTCTTAAGTCTATCAACCTTTCTATTTCTTGATGACTCACACCACTTGCAAACCACTCTTGATAACTTGACTCAAGAATACCAATGAACCTTGCGCTTTTAACAAACTTCTTAGTTAATTTGAGCTTCTCATATTCATTACTTGTCTTATTGATTTCTGTAGCCATTTCATGCAATATGGCTACAGCTTCAGGAATGTTTAAATCGTTTTTCAAAGCCTCTATAAAATCTTTAGAGACTTCTGTATCACTTTCCTCAATACATGTACTACGTAATAACCGATAAAACTTGTTTAAAGTTTCTTGCGACTCAGAGATAACATTTTCTGTCCAATCAAGTGGTTTTCTGTAGTGAGTTTTAAGCAGCGCATAACGTATTACTTCACCCTTTATTCCACTATCTAACAAATCCCTTACTTTGACTATATTAAATAAGGATTTGCTCATTTTCTCTTCATTTACCGTAAGAAACCCGTTGTGTACCCAATATTTTGCAAACGTTGACTCAGCAAATGCAGATTTACTCTGTGCAATTTCATTCTCATGATGAGGAAATTGCAAGTCTATACCCCCACCGTGAATGTCAAAATCTTTGCCAAGGTAAGCATATGACATTGCTGAACATTCTATATGCCACCCTGGTCTTCCCTCTCCCCATGGACTATTCCAGTGACTTGAAAGTTTATAGTCAGTTTCGTTTGCAGGTTTCCAAAGTACGAAGTCTCCTGGGTGTTTTTTATTTTCACCAACTTCAACTCTACTACCGTAGTTTAATTCATCAATTTTTTTTCCTGATAAAACGCCGTATTCAGGGTAAGATTCTACACTAAAATATACATGTTTATTGGATTCATAAGCATGACCAGCTTGCAGCAAAGACTCAATTAACTTGATAATGTTATCTATGTTTTCCGTTGCTTTTGGTTCATATGTTGGTTCTGCACAATTTATGCTTTCCATGTCTTCATGAAAAGTTTTAGTGTAATATTTGCTAATGCTTTCTATATTACTATTTTTCTCATTTGCTGCATTGATTATCTTGTCATCGATGTCGGTTATATTACGCACATAAGTAACTTTTCCATAACAAAATTTAAGCAGTCGAAATAATACATCGTAAACAACAATAGAACGTGCATTACCTATATGTGCTGTATCATATACTGTTGGCCCACAAACGTACATTTTTATATGATCTTTATCGATCGGTGTAAAGGGCTCTTTTTTTTTTGTTAAAGTGTTGTAAAGCTTAACCATATACAAAGCTTTTTAGAAAAGAAAATGCTCCAAATATAAGCTGTGGTCCTTTAACTATTACGACAAGAGTAAGTAATAACCCACACAATGATACTAATACTCCCATTATAGAGAGAAATCCATCTTTGCTCATGATACCCAGTGAAATGAGAGTTGTACCAATTGCAGGAATGAAGTTAGTTAAAGGAAGTGGGATTGCTATCGATAATGCACAAAGCAGCATTATAAATGCTAAAATATTTTCACCAGGACCACGAAAAATGAAAGACATTCTTGGTTTCATGAACTTTTCTATTTTTTTTAATGTAGGTGAAGTTTTCTCTACCACGAGAGCTAGTGTTGAACGTTGAAAAGATTTCCTTTCTAGCCAATTAGGCATCCAAGGAGAATCAAACCCAAATAGAAGCTGCAGTGAAAATAAGATTAAAGGTATAGAAAGAATGGTTGTATAGCCAGGTGGAACAGGTATAGGTACTGATAGCGGTAAAGAGAAGATGATTATTAAAATACCAAAACCACGCTCATGTAAAGCTGTTTTAATATCAAATAATGTTACTTTATCATTATCGTTATTATTAGTATCTGCAACCTCTTTTAGAATATCAGAGGCCAATTTTTTATCTTCAGTCAATTTCACACTTTTTTCCACAGTTACCCTTTAATAACAATATAACTTCTAACTAACATAGTTATTGCTATATTTCAATATCGATTATTCATTTCATGCTGTACTTCATTCTTTTATTAAAGTGTTGTAAAGCTTTTAAGTTATAAGGCTTTTAAGAAGAGAAAGTGTTCCGGCTATAAGTTTTG
This sequence is a window from Wolbachia endosymbiont (group B) of Protocalliphora azurea. Protein-coding genes within it:
- the coxB gene encoding cytochrome c oxidase subunit II yields the protein MVKLLALLIMFYSNISIASAPTSWQFGFPAPATEIMEVVVKSHSFVMSVMIAIMLFVWALLAYVVFRFRKGKVKNVSKITHNIFVEIIWFVIPTIIVGVLAFKNAELIKLQEKVPKADITLKVIGHQWYWSYKYPEYQGISFDSYIKGKEDLTERDLKLFSVDNNVILPINTNIRLQVTAGDVIHSWGIPAFGIKIDAIPGRLNEVWFNVTKPGIYYGQCYELCGQGHGFMPIVVEAVSKEDFNKWIEDKKLVS
- the ctaD gene encoding cytochrome c oxidase subunit I; the protein is MSDVPKGIRRWLFSTNHKDIGTLYIIFSILAGIIGGLLSVIIRTQLMHINILNNNYQLYNVMITGHAVIMVFFMIMPALMGGFGNWFVPLMIGAPDMAFPRMNNLSFWLLVSSFILLILSVFAGEGPGTGWTLYPPLSQIMSHPSAGVDLAILALHVAGMSSIVGAINFIVTIFNMRAKGMSLTKIPLFVWSILLTSFMLIVALPVLAGAITMLLTDRNIGTSFFDPAGGGDPVLFQHLFWFFGHPEVYIIIFPAFGIISQIVSTFSHRPVFGYMGMVYAMIGIATFGFMVWAHHMFTVGLSEDAAIFFSTSTIFIGVITGVKVFSWIATMWGGAIELKTPMLFALGFIFMFVGGGITGIILSHGGIDKLLHDTYYVVAHFHYVMSLAALFGAFAGFYYWIGKMSGKQYNECLGKIHFWLTFISTNVTFLPQHFLGLAGMPRRIPDYPDAFIPWNYISSIGSYMSFLSVMFFVFIVIHLFKWGKKTGDNPWEGDTLEWTVSSPPPFHTFEKPPVIK
- a CDS encoding heme o synthase, which codes for MYTSVLLNVESTILDFWHLLKPRIMYLVVFTAIAGIVAAPGSIHPFLALISLMCIALGSGSAGAINMWYDRDIDLVMERTKNRPIPSGRVFAESALEFGITIGILSVFIMAIAVNYISAALLAVSILFYVFVYTIWLKRRTPQNIVIGGAAGAFPPMIGWAVVTDSVSWESFILFLIIFMWTPPHFWALSLNRSEDYVKASIPMFNVIHGPKKTRKHILIYSILLVLTSLLPALFLKKSLFYLSMAIIEGCVFIWFAISVIRLKNHSSQKKMFSYSISYLFSLFASIIFCSIDLF
- the rnhA gene encoding ribonuclease HI produces the protein MKKKEVTIYTDGACSGNPGTGGWAAIILFQNHRKNICGREENTTNNKMELTAVINGLKVLKFPCNISLYTDSLYIKYGITEWINKWKMNGWKTSNKKSVKNIELWKELDNAALQHEINWNWVKAHNGDKYNEEADILARKAIINA
- a CDS encoding DUF3971 domain-containing protein; its protein translation is MLKKITISFSIILLFISCFFIFFKGEGPLEINISYINFYIKKKILKIFTNSDVSMESTSVIWHQDGKLVITDLKITNPDFTIEVPELFVHFKLSSKKFSQVLADNVHIYIKREESKEITSVMTEKMNSTKNLLKTIRKFFFYFNADSRIKITNIAINKSMEGEFFIDKVYVGKGEDFNVLDIRVHTKEGKGFLDDLSITIKNRNNLLNFYGTFYNLKLGLFNEFSTLVKSYNLDKEIGFKGNFSIRINGKDEVVDGNIYVLNTESHSGKNLALTNVNVNLTYSDEIISIKNFHFKLNDTYLSLIGKMNFGTNHALLRVNISKLVAKDLCTYVPDGLVNNEFRKWYCNNIDGNIINTIISFNGKIDSLINDDLSGIVIVADIENGSVQFDEDFERVENLNGELTLKDNNLKIIVNSAKFQNFNIDGGEIEMQSLNKEDSVLTINGQAVSDAYGLYEPIKFKLDDMMKITRDSIGGIAKSVFSFHIFNLNADDKKVDFLAKFHSEIDNFVAYNGSLGKYEIKLDFGGDFIDLNGSGMVNNTQLLFDLKSSNKNENFAWSLTGDLPAQILNFGDGYINANIESVMYQDKTGYVNGNIDLSELELRSSYLGWKNHFEDHNEVLFSTRLKGVGKLLIDKLDVVGNDLDIKFSGRVENGNLYLNSSNFKLPDNNFSIEIESGKEKNAITIHGEKINLSDVLGLLGKDSNRLNNKIEVTMNVDNIIMKEGIIIKDAKLNVTCAKGDCSGSQFTGQFLEDNSNILVEHSEIGLEIYSDNSGMLLRSLGIGKSVKNGKLSLYLSSKRENGEHYGMLSISNFYIKDAPLLTTLLSMSSLPGIVNAIKNEGVHFYKCNAPFSYKDGTVEIEESWLEGAELGISTSGTLDIKGYKFQVEGQVIPAYSINKSLLKIPIIGKLLTGGKSRGIISIDYKANGDDKNNNVSVNPISSLTPSLLKRLLGVFDRIMTKSNKSILKGSLKKKFSSI
- a CDS encoding YqaA family protein; translation: MENYLLLFIDSLVSSLILPIHQGFVLYTMLCFRSNYDQLLILLFGVLGSSLGGIANWYLGRITIFIRRSHHKLENEDKTPKIVRHLLICAVALLSWVPALGSVTQILSGYFKLNLYILVPLIILSNFLCLLYLTFTI
- the cysS gene encoding cysteine--tRNA ligase, which produces MVKLYNTLTKKKEPFTPIDKDHIKMYVCGPTVYDTAHIGNARSIVVYDVLFRLLKFCYGKVTYVRNITDIDDKIINAANEKNSNIESISKYYTKTFHEDMESINCAEPTYEPKATENIDNIIKLIESLLQAGHAYESNKHVYFSVESYPEYGVLSGKKIDELNYGSRVEVGENKKHPGDFVLWKPANETDYKLSSHWNSPWGEGRPGWHIECSAMSYAYLGKDFDIHGGGIDLQFPHHENEIAQSKSAFAESTFAKYWVHNGFLTVNEEKMSKSLFNIVKVRDLLDSGIKGEVIRYALLKTHYRKPLDWTENVISESQETLNKFYRLLRSTCIEESDTEVSKDFIEALKNDLNIPEAVAILHEMATEINKTSNEYEKLKLTKKFVKSARFIGILESSYQEWFASGVSHQEIERLIDLRKVAKQNKDYDTADKIREQLKQMGVTISDNEDGTTTWYGKLSPIVYR
- a CDS encoding exopolysaccharide biosynthesis protein, translated to MEKSVKLTEDKKLASDILKEVADTNNNDNDKVTLFDIKTALHERGFGILIIIFSLPLSVPIPVPPGYTTILSIPLILFSLQLLFGFDSPWMPNWLERKSFQRSTLALVVEKTSPTLKKIEKFMKPRMSFIFRGPGENILAFIMLLCALSIAIPLPLTNFIPAIGTTLISLGIMSKDGFLSIMGVLVSLCGLLLTLVVIVKGPQLIFGAFSFLKSFVYG